One stretch of Oncorhynchus clarkii lewisi isolate Uvic-CL-2024 chromosome 3, UVic_Ocla_1.0, whole genome shotgun sequence DNA includes these proteins:
- the LOC139387842 gene encoding ribonuclease P protein subunit p38-like, producing the protein MATPGKVSKKERKKQIPAKTSLNSPYRLQWSPLQSDDVHFILDTLKSKLSATGLEKKEVKGFRQWGKKRNKNPPTGHDSVAEPPQITLDTVTPECPVKPREQGWTDVAARRQLAIGINEVTKALERNQLRLVLVCKSVKPPHMTSHLIALCRTRGVAACQVPRLSESVAGLLGLKCVLALGFRQGDRNEDPTFSDTVEAIVPRVPALQVAWIPSPPSETGATVEGQVGEGEGTAAGQMEVEKGEETRGQKRKIEDISPDITECPSCVLQPLKVKKIIPNPYKIRKPKTKKK; encoded by the coding sequence ATGGCCACTCCAGGCAAAGTGTCGAAAAAGGAGCGGAAGAAGCAGATCCCAGCTAAGACGTCCCTGAACTCCCCCTACAGACTGCAATGGAGCCCACTGCAGAGTGATGATGTACACTTCATCCTGGACACTCTGAAGAGCAAACTGTCAGCAACTGGCCTGGAAAAGAAAGAGGTGAAAGGGTTTCGACAGTGGGGGAAAAAGAGAAATAAGAACCCACCTACAGGACATGACTCGGTAGCTGAGCCCCCACAGATAACCCTCGACACTGTAACACCGGAATGTCCTGTTAAACCCAGAGAGCAAGGCTGGACTGATGTAGCCGCTAGGAGGCAGCTGGCCATCGGCATCAATGAGGTCACCAAGGCTCTGGAGAGGAACCAGCTCCGGCTGGTGCTCGTGTGCAAGTCGGTCAAACCGCCGCACATGACGAGCCACCTGATAGCGCTGTGCCGGACGCGGGGCGTGGCGGCATGCCAGGTGCCGCGTCTCAGTGAGAGTGTGGCGGGATTGCTGGGGCTGAAGTGCGTCCTGGCACTGGGATTCAGACAAGGGGACAGGAACGAGGATCCGACGTTCTCTGACACTGTAGAAGCCATTGTACCCAGAGTGCCTGCTCTGCAGGTTGCCTGGATACCAAGCCCTCCCAGTGAAACAGGTGCAACAGTTGAGGGgcaggtaggagagggagagggaacagcTGCAGGGCAAATGGAGGTGGAAaagggagaggagacaagaggccAAAAACGGAAAATTGAAGACATTTCTCCAGACATTACAGAATGTCCATCCTGCGTACTTCAGCCTCTTAAAGTGAAAAAGATTATCCCGAACCCCTATAAAATACGGAAACCAAAGACCAAGAAAAAGTAG
- the LOC139387837 gene encoding glycylpeptide N-tetradecanoyltransferase 2-like, with translation MFSSMMAEDSESAASQQSLELDDQDTCGIDGDNEEENEHMQGSPGGDLGAKKKKKKQKRKKEKPSSGGAKSDSASDSQEIKNPGLPMQKLQDIQRAMELLSCQGPAKSIDEATKHKYQFWDTQPVPKLNEVVTSHGPMEADKDNIRQEPYSLPQGFMWDTLDLSNADVLKELYTLLNENYVEDDDNMFRFDYSPSFLKWALRPPGWLPQWHCGVRVSSNKKLVGFISAIPADIHVYDTLKKMVEINFLCVHKKLRSKRVAPVLIREITRRVNLEGIFQAVYTAGVVLPKPVSTCRYWHRSLNPRKLVEVKFSHLSRNMTLQRTMKLYRLPDSTKTPSLRAMERHDVRQVTELLQKHMRRFQLAPSMGEEEVAHWFLPQDNIIDTFVVEGAGGVLTDFTSFYTLPSTVMHHPQHRSLKAAYSFYSVHTHTPLLDLMNDTLILAKLKGFDVFNALDLMENKVFLEKLKFGIGDGNLQYYLFNWKCPPMDPDMVGLVLQ, from the exons atGTTTTCATCCATGATGGCGGAAGATAGCGAGTCCGCAGCCAGTCAGCAGAGCCTGGAGCTGGACGACCAGGACACCTGCGGAATAGATGGCGATAACGAGGAGGAGAATGAACACATGCAAGG gagtccGGGGGGAGACTTGGGGgctaagaagaagaagaagaaacagaagagaaagaaagagaagccAAGCTCTGGAGGGGCCAAGTCAGACTCTGCCTCAGACTCACAGGAGATAAAG AACCCAGGGCTGCCCATGCAGAAGCTGCAGGACATCCAGAGAGCCATGGAGTTGCTGTCCTGCCAGGGACCAGCTAAGAGCATCGACGAGGCCACCAAACACAAGTACCAGTTCTGGGACACACAGCCAGTACCTAAACTCA ATGAGGTTGTAACCAGCCATGGGCCCATGGAGGCTGACAAGGACAACATCAGACAGGAGCCCTACTCTCTACCACAGGGCTTTATGTGGGACACGCTGGACCTCAGCAACGCTGACGTG ctgaagGAGTTGTACACCTTGTTGAATGAGAACTATGTGGAGGatgatgacaacatgtttagattTGATTACTCACCCAGCTTTCTCAAATG ggcGTTGCGTCCTCCAGGCTGGTTGCCCCAGTGGCATTGTGGGGTGAGGGTTTCCTCCAATAAGAAACTGGTTGGTTTCATCAGTGCCATTCCTGCTGATATCCACGTCTACGACac cttAAAGAAAATGGTTGAGATCAACTTCCTGTGTGTTCATAAGAAATTGCGTTCAAAGCGTGTGGCTCCAGTTCTGATCAGGGAGATCACACGAAGGGTTAACTTGGAGGGTATATTCCAGGCCGTCTACACGGCAGGAGTGGTACTACCCAAACCTGTGTCTACCTGCAG GTACTGGCATCGTTCTCTGAACCCCAGGAAGCTGGTGGAGGTCAAATTCTCTCACCTGAGCAGAAACATGACGCTGCAGAGAACCATGAAACTGTACAGACTACCAGAC AGCACTAAGACCCCGAGCTTGCGAGCGATGGAGAGGCATGACGTGCGTCAGGTGACGGAGCTACTGCAGAAACACATGAGACGTTTCCAGCTGGCGCCCTCTATGGGCGAGGAGGAGGTGGCACACTGGTTCCTCCCTCAGGACAACATCATAGACACATTTGTAGTGGAG GGTGCCGGTGGTGTGTTGACAGACTTCACTAGTTTCTACACCCTGCCCTCCACAGTGATGCACCATCCACAGCACAGAAGTCTAAAGGCTGCTTACTCCTTCTAcagcgttcacacacacactccactacTGGACCTGATGAATGACACTCTCATACTGGCCAAACTG AAAGGCTTTGATGTGTTTAATGCTCTGGACCTGATGGAGAACAAGGTGTTTCTGGAGAAGCTCAAATTTGGCATCGGAGACGGCAACCTGCAGTATTACCTCTTTAACTGGAAATGTCCCCCCATGGACCctgacatg GTTGGCCTTGTTCTTCAATAA
- the LOC139387859 gene encoding acyl-CoA-binding domain-containing protein 7-like, whose amino-acid sequence MSLQAEFERVADDVKKVKSRPSDQELLDMYGLYKQAIFGDINIDKPGMLDMKGKAKWEAWDSRKGMSKEDAMTAYIALAKEIISKY is encoded by the exons ATGTCTCTTCAG GCAGAGTTTGAGCGAGTAGCAGATGATGTGAAGAAGGTGAAGTCCAGACCTTCAGACCAGGAGCTGCTGGACATGTATGGTCTGTATAAGCAGGCCATATTTGGAGACATCAACATTG ACAAGCCAGGCATGTTAGACATGAAGGGAAAAGCAAAGTGGGAGGCCTGGGATTCTaggaaag GTATGTCCAAGGAGGATGCCATGACAGCTTACATCGCACTTGCTAAGGAGATCATCAGCAAATACTAA